From the Thermosynechococcus sp. genome, the window ATTAACGAGAGATAGTCCACTCTCGACCTGCATCACAGCCCAACTTTCACTAGGACGTCGAAGCCGTTTCAGCCCCTTCTGTAGAGCTACTCCTAAATTAGCGCATTTTTTTGGAGTTGACAACGGGTAGTTATTCGAGCGACAGCCGGCCCATGGTTTGCGGTTGAGGACGGGGGGCGGGGCCGGCCGTTGCGATCATCCGCTCCAACTGTTTGCGTGGGGCAAAATACTCTTGCCACAGGGCAGGGGCATCCAGCGTGTCCCCCCCGTGAGTCGTCAAGCGTTGCCGCACGCGGCAGAGAACAGGGGTATTCACACAGGCACCGGCAATAATCACTTGCCCCTTGCTGAGGGCCGGCAGTTCTCTGAGCAAATCTCGACCCGCCGCCTCCACCCCATGTTTGAGGCTCTCTTGATCCACGGGGTTGACAATTCGCAGAATAAACTGGCTCATGCACTGGGAGAGAACATCGCTATCGAGTTTGCCCGGACGCTGGGTAATCAATCCCACCCCCAGGCCAAATTTACGGCCTTCACTGAGAATCGTGCGCAGCACCCGCTTACATTGCGAGGGTTCATGGGCAGGGGCAAAGCGATGTGCTTCCTCAATCAAAATAAAGACCGGGTAGGGGAGGTATTGCTCATCCCGCTCAGAGACGCGGCCTTTTTGGGTATTGATGCGGGCATGGTTGGTTTGGCGCAAAATGGCGGTGGCAATGACCTGCTGCTCTTCAAGGGGAATCTCATTCATTTGCAGAATGGTCACTTGGCCGGGGGTGAATAACTCCTGCGGTGGTAAGTGTTCAGAGGCATGGAAATAGTCGGAGCGCTCCATTTTTTCTAGCTTCCAGGCCAAAGCATCGGCAGAGGAACCCGGCTTGACATTGCCCGCTTCATCTTCAACGCGATCCACATCATAAACCGCTCTAATCAAATCTTGGATACTCCAATGGCCCTTGGGATAGCAGCGGCGTACTTCATCGTGGGCTTTTTTGAGAATGGCCTGCTGGCGATCGCTCATCTGGGGAAGGAGGGTGAGAATATCGTAAAACTCAAGGGCGGAGACCCGAATTTTAATGTTTTCTGGCCTAATGATCTTCACCTGGGGTTGATAGCCATCTTCCCCTTGAAACGCTGGGTGTCCCCTCATTTGGGTCAAAGTGTCGTATTCCCCATGGGGGTCAAGGATTAGCACCGCTGCCCGATTTTTGGGGGACAGCAATTCCTCCACCAACACACCTGCGGTATAGGATTTTCCTGATCCTGTCCCTGCAAGGATGGCCAGATGGGTACTCACCAGTTCTTTGACATCAAGGGCAATGGGAACGGCACCCTCCTCACGCAACAGGAGTGACCCGATATGAGCCGCCCCCGGCGCCCCTGGCTTTTTCCTGTTGAGGACCCGTTGCAGCAGCTCATCCTCGGCTAAATAGACCTTGACACCGGGCACGGGGAGCCGCCGCAAATTATTGAAACCAAAAACAGGATCAAATTCGCCGACGATTTCTACGGTCATCTCATAGAGTTCCGCCGGCTCACAGGTAAAACCAATGAGAGCAGCCACAGCACCGGGATTCAGCTCGTGATCGGCAAACATGCGATCCGGCAGATGCTCGATCAGACGGCAGCTGGTAATTTTACCCAAGACTTGGTGAACAGCACCATCATCGGAGTTTGAGGTCGCACTTGGGGAACGACTCAGCTCGTAATAGACAAATTCGCCCATTCGCACCGGCTGGGCATCGGCAGTAATAAAGATGTATTCACTACTGCTGTCGCCAGGGCCTTTAACAATGCCAACGATGTGGCGCGAGGGAGCTTGGCTACGGTTCATGGTACGGCAGGGGAAAGTAGGGTAATACGGTTATTTCAATCCTAGAGGATTGCTCAACAATAGAGTCTGAAAGGATAGAGTCTGAAAGGGTCTACTCCTCGAGAACAGCTGGGGGAGCACCGGGGGTAGGAATGAAGAAAGCAATAATGGCCCCGAGGGCAAAACCGGCCACATTGCGCAGCAGCGGTAGCCATTCTTGAGTGCGCACTAGAACAGGACCTAAGCCAAAGGCAAAGAAAAGCATCCCCCACAGAGGTGAAAAGAGGAGAATCCACGTCCAAGCCACCTTTTGAGCGGGACGGCGGGGACGGGCCACAAAACCCAAAATAAGACCGCCAAAGATCGAGGTGGCGAGGGTGAGGATCCATTGCTCTTGGGGTAATCCTGGCACAGCACGGCAGCCCCCTTGGGCAAGGCAGGTTTCGATGGCTTGTAGAGACTGCAGAATAGCCTGATCTTCGCCGTTGTCGCGGACAAAGTATTGGTTGCCAAAGCGGGTTTGCAATTCGACCCAAAAGGTGCGCTGGAGGACGCGGTAGGCCGTGTCGCCCACATTAAAGTTCAAAAGATTCCCACCGCGGGTATCCGCCACCAACAGAATACTGCGATCGTCTAAGTCCCAAAAATCGCGTACAGCCAGGCCGGGGGTGCGATCGTACTGGGTGAGGACGCGCAATTTCCAACCGGTCTGCGCCTCAAAGTCGGCGAGTTCGCTGTCAAGGCGTGCCTTTTGAACCGGGGTAAGAATTTGGGCTAAGTCAATAACGTTTGTTGGTTCTGGGGGTAACAATTCAGGATTGTTAAAGCTGTGGGCAGGGGCGATCGCCCCCAACCAGCAGAAGCTAACAAGCACCATGACTAGGCCAAGTTGGCGAAACCAGCGCCGGAGTTGTTGAGGCATCGTAATAAAAATTTACAAATAGAGCATCTTTTTTAATTATCTTAAGGGTACGCTGCGAAACATTGCAATCAGGCTTGCCCCCCTTTCAGGGAATAATGCAGTATTTGTTCAAACTCGCCCCTATCCGGAGACTGCCGTTGCTGCACTGCCGCCTAAGTTTCCCCTTCCCTCTGTTTCAGTGGCCACAGGAATGGGACGCTGAGAAAGGGCCACTAATTCTGGATAAACCTCCATGAGTGGGTTGGGCATCGTGAATCCTCAAGTTGCTAAGCAAGCCTCAGCCAGATGATAGACCAGTGCCTTCTGTTTTATGGTTTGAAAAATATTGTAAAAACCATTGGCACGAGAAGGAATCAGGCTGATATCCAGCCCAGTTTGTCGAATGAAATCAGGCTTTAACTGGATGATTGCGGCGGGAGCCAACCGGTTTAATCCCTTGACCAACAGGCCCACTAATCCCTTCGTCAGTTGGGAGTCGGAATCGCCCTGAAAAATTACCTTGCCCTGCTGCAAACTGGCAGTCAGATACACCTGAGACACACAGCCAGGGACCTTATTTTTTGCCACTTTTTGCTCCGCGGGAAACGGCGGCAGGCCCTTGGCAAACGAGGGCAGATATTCATAGCGCCGCTGCGATTCTGCAATCTGCTGGAAGCGCTGGGCAACCCGCTCCAGGGAGGCAGGCAAGGGTTGGGAGGCGGTCAGCATATCAATCGAGGCGTAGGTCTTAAATAAAAATGATAATTATTCTTACTATATAAAAAGCAGAGGAACTGTGGGAAGTCCTCCGCTGTATGTATAGCCTTAGGACGGGGGACTGCTACACAGTCAATAGATTGGCGGACGGCTGGCTAAACAATTGGGCAAACCGCCGGGCTGGGCGATCGCGCCAACCCCCTTTGCCATAGGCATACCCCGCTATCAGAGGAAAGGCAATCGTTGCTTCCGAAAAGACCATCTGCTCAACATTCTTGTTCACCTTGCCCCAGGAATGGGCCTCCCGCAAGGTTGAGCCAGAGAGCGCCCCATCGCGTTCATCGGCAACTGTCACCTGAATCGCATACTTGTGCATCCTCACATCGAATCCCAGCAGTTCCGCTGCAACAACCGTATCCTGGGCAAAGTTTTTGGGAACTCCGCCGCCAATCATCACCAACCCCGTGGATGGACTCGCCAATTTACATTGGGTTAACTCGCGAAAATCGCGCACTGAATCAATCGTCAGATGGGCAGCCGGTGAATTCCACTGATGATGGACGAGGCCAAAACCTGCGGAACAATCGCTGAAGGCTGGAACAAAAATGGGCACATGATGCTGGTAAGCGGCCAATACCACTGAGGGCCTATCAGTGCCGCGCTGTTCCAAGTAGCGCCCCATTTCTTGGATAAATTCCCGTGAAGAATAGGGGCGTTTTTCCAGCGATGCGGCAATCTCAGCAATGGTCATATCGCAAACCCGCAGTTGATGTTCGTCAATGTAGGTGTCATAGATGCGATCAATGCCGTGTTGCCGCAGCAGCTCGTCATCTGCTAGCGGATCACCGACATAATGGTAAAATCCCAATGCTTCAAAGAAATCTTGATCAACAATATTGGCCCCAGTTGAAACAATCACATCCACCATGTTGTGGCAGATCAAATCATAGACCACTAACTTCAGACCCGCACTAAACAGAGAACCTGCCAGACAGAGGATAATCGCGCAGTCCGGGTCACGCAGCATTGTGTCATAGATTTTGGCAGCCCGTCCCAAGTTGCGTGCTTGGAAGGCCATGTGACTCATGGACTCCACTAAGGGCACCACATCTAACGTTTTAATGTCAATGGGTTGAACAGTTTTTTGTAGCAACAGCTCGCGATTCATGGCTTTCTCCTGAACCTGCTAAAAACACAACATTACCGACGAATTGCTCAGCAAACTGATTACAGGGACTGACTAACAAGCCAGCCCGCTCATACTGGGCGCTTCGCAGTGGTCGTACCAGGAGATAGCCGGATCCGATTGTC encodes:
- a CDS encoding helicase HerA domain-containing protein, which gives rise to MNRSQAPSRHIVGIVKGPGDSSSEYIFITADAQPVRMGEFVYYELSRSPSATSNSDDGAVHQVLGKITSCRLIEHLPDRMFADHELNPGAVAALIGFTCEPAELYEMTVEIVGEFDPVFGFNNLRRLPVPGVKVYLAEDELLQRVLNRKKPGAPGAAHIGSLLLREEGAVPIALDVKELVSTHLAILAGTGSGKSYTAGVLVEELLSPKNRAAVLILDPHGEYDTLTQMRGHPAFQGEDGYQPQVKIIRPENIKIRVSALEFYDILTLLPQMSDRQQAILKKAHDEVRRCYPKGHWSIQDLIRAVYDVDRVEDEAGNVKPGSSADALAWKLEKMERSDYFHASEHLPPQELFTPGQVTILQMNEIPLEEQQVIATAILRQTNHARINTQKGRVSERDEQYLPYPVFILIEEAHRFAPAHEPSQCKRVLRTILSEGRKFGLGVGLITQRPGKLDSDVLSQCMSQFILRIVNPVDQESLKHGVEAAGRDLLRELPALSKGQVIIAGACVNTPVLCRVRQRLTTHGGDTLDAPALWQEYFAPRKQLERMIATAGPAPRPQPQTMGRLSLE
- a CDS encoding SufE family protein, which gives rise to MLTASQPLPASLERVAQRFQQIAESQRRYEYLPSFAKGLPPFPAEQKVAKNKVPGCVSQVYLTASLQQGKVIFQGDSDSQLTKGLVGLLVKGLNRLAPAAIIQLKPDFIRQTGLDISLIPSRANGFYNIFQTIKQKALVYHLAEACLAT
- a CDS encoding TPM domain-containing protein; the encoded protein is MPQQLRRWFRQLGLVMVLVSFCWLGAIAPAHSFNNPELLPPEPTNVIDLAQILTPVQKARLDSELADFEAQTGWKLRVLTQYDRTPGLAVRDFWDLDDRSILLVADTRGGNLLNFNVGDTAYRVLQRTFWVELQTRFGNQYFVRDNGEDQAILQSLQAIETCLAQGGCRAVPGLPQEQWILTLATSIFGGLILGFVARPRRPAQKVAWTWILLFSPLWGMLFFAFGLGPVLVRTQEWLPLLRNVAGFALGAIIAFFIPTPGAPPAVLEE
- a CDS encoding 1,9-bis(guanidino)-5-aza-nonane synthase, with the protein product MNRELLLQKTVQPIDIKTLDVVPLVESMSHMAFQARNLGRAAKIYDTMLRDPDCAIILCLAGSLFSAGLKLVVYDLICHNMVDVIVSTGANIVDQDFFEALGFYHYVGDPLADDELLRQHGIDRIYDTYIDEHQLRVCDMTIAEIAASLEKRPYSSREFIQEMGRYLEQRGTDRPSVVLAAYQHHVPIFVPAFSDCSAGFGLVHHQWNSPAAHLTIDSVRDFRELTQCKLASPSTGLVMIGGGVPKNFAQDTVVAAELLGFDVRMHKYAIQVTVADERDGALSGSTLREAHSWGKVNKNVEQMVFSEATIAFPLIAGYAYGKGGWRDRPARRFAQLFSQPSANLLTV